From the Patescibacteria group bacterium genome, one window contains:
- the infA gene encoding translation initiation factor IF-1, whose protein sequence is MKNDKQDELVMQGEVLETLPSLKFKVRLEDGSEVLAYLAGKLRKFRIRILAGDKVSVEMSPYDATKGRIVYRNK, encoded by the coding sequence ATGAAGAACGATAAACAGGACGAGCTTGTAATGCAGGGTGAGGTGTTGGAAACCCTTCCAAGTTTAAAGTTTAAGGTGCGCTTGGAGGATGGAAGCGAGGTATTAGCATATCTTGCAGGAAAACTCAGGAAATTCAGGATCCGCATTTTGGCGGGCGATAAGGTTTCTGTTGAAATGAGCCCGTATGATGCCACCAAGGGGAGGATAGTCTATCGAAATAAATAG
- the rpmJ gene encoding 50S ribosomal protein L36, translated as MKVRSTLKKICKDCKIVKRQRKLYVICKTNPKHKQRQG; from the coding sequence ATGAAAGTCCGCTCAACCCTCAAAAAGATTTGCAAGGATTGCAAGATTGTAAAGCGGCAAAGAAAGCTGTATGTCATTTGCAAAACGAATCCAAAGCATAAGCAACGCCAGGGGTGA
- the rpsM gene encoding 30S ribosomal protein S13 has product MPRLAGVNIPDKKQIKVALTYIYGIGEAASVKILQQAKINPQKEAGELKTEELSILRDIIEKGFKIEGSLRREVMLNIKRLRDIGSWRGLRHQKRLPVRGQRTSTNTRTVRGNVTKTVGSGKKPAASPT; this is encoded by the coding sequence ATGCCACGACTTGCCGGAGTAAACATTCCAGACAAAAAGCAAATTAAGGTAGCCTTAACCTATATTTATGGCATTGGTGAGGCTGCCAGCGTGAAGATTTTACAGCAAGCAAAGATCAACCCTCAAAAAGAGGCAGGAGAGTTAAAGACCGAAGAACTGAGCATACTGCGTGATATTATTGAAAAAGGATTTAAGATTGAAGGGAGTTTGCGACGTGAAGTGATGCTGAATATAAAGCGTTTAAGAGACATTGGATCTTGGAGAGGATTGCGCCACCAAAAGCGGCTTCCGGTTCGGGGACAGCGCACCAGCACAAACACCAGGACCGTTCGTGGAAATGTGACAAAGACCGTAGGGTCTGGAAAGAAACCAGCAGCATCTCCGACATAA
- the rpsK gene encoding 30S ribosomal protein S11, translating into MGKKRVIKKGEGAVVTTTFTPKALTKGRSFQDGRVSIYSSYNNTILSLADTQGNVVFTTSAGAVGFKGTKKSTPYAASKVAETLADVAKARGVERIAITLRGIGPGRESALRSLGTKGFVIQSIRDLTPVPHNGPRKRKVRRV; encoded by the coding sequence ATGGGAAAGAAACGAGTCATTAAAAAAGGAGAGGGCGCGGTAGTTACAACCACCTTTACCCCAAAAGCACTAACCAAGGGACGAAGCTTTCAAGATGGCAGGGTAAGTATTTATTCTTCCTATAACAACACCATACTTTCTTTGGCTGACACACAAGGTAATGTTGTGTTTACCACGTCAGCTGGCGCAGTTGGGTTTAAGGGAACCAAAAAGTCCACACCCTATGCCGCTTCCAAAGTGGCAGAAACCCTAGCAGATGTTGCAAAGGCACGAGGCGTGGAACGCATTGCAATTACCTTGCGGGGGATTGGACCCGGCAGGGAATCTGCCTTAAGGTCTCTTGGGACAAAGGGTTTTGTGATTCAATCCATTCGAGACTTAACTCCAGTACCCCACAACGGTCCACGAAAAAGAAAAGTAAGACGCGTCTAG
- the rpsD gene encoding 30S ribosomal protein S4, giving the protein MRKRRPKPLSEYGRQLQEKQDLKGQYNLREKQFKRYVKEVLGMKAHGDSPELFLQKLERRLDNVVFRSGLASTRKQARQMVSHGHFLVNGRKVDVPSFAVKKGDSISVRPSSLQRTLFKNALLGLKKYEAPSWILLDKEKPEIIIQQLPSLAEVAPSVEIPLIFEFYSR; this is encoded by the coding sequence ATGAGAAAACGACGGCCAAAGCCGCTGTCTGAATACGGAAGACAACTACAGGAAAAGCAGGATTTGAAAGGTCAGTATAACCTCAGAGAAAAGCAATTCAAGCGCTATGTGAAAGAGGTGTTGGGCATGAAAGCCCATGGCGATTCTCCAGAGTTGTTTTTGCAAAAGCTAGAGCGCCGACTCGACAATGTGGTGTTTCGCTCCGGACTAGCTTCTACCAGAAAGCAGGCTCGCCAGATGGTTTCCCATGGTCATTTCTTGGTGAACGGCAGAAAGGTGGATGTCCCTTCCTTTGCGGTAAAAAAGGGCGACAGTATTTCTGTTCGTCCTTCCTCGCTGCAGCGAACCCTGTTCAAAAATGCGCTGCTGGGATTAAAAAAGTATGAAGCTCCTTCTTGGATACTGCTAGACAAAGAAAAACCAGAGATTATCATTCAACAACTTCCCTCGCTTGCTGAAGTTGCACCCTCGGTCGAGATTCCATTAATATTTGAGTTTTACTCAAGATAA
- the rpoA gene encoding DNA-directed RNA polymerase subunit alpha, whose amino-acid sequence MIPLSKSTKIVSNKGNKGVFEIEALYPGYGATIGNSLRRVLLSSLEGAAVTNAKIKGASHEFTTLPGLKEDVLGVLLSLKQIRFRVFGDGPFSATLKVKGAREVKAGDFKTPSQVEIMNKDLVIAHLTASGAELEIEVRIGKGVGYETAESRRREKEEIGTISLDAIYTPVRKVSYRVEQMRVGDRTDFDRLILEVETDGTLNPETALKEASAILARQFEITGEGLKEEEVMSVASSTVKPKKKRAIKKPATTKVASAVPRKKAGKAAAGKKK is encoded by the coding sequence ATGATTCCACTTTCCAAATCAACGAAGATTGTGTCGAACAAGGGGAATAAAGGCGTCTTTGAGATTGAGGCCCTGTATCCTGGATACGGGGCTACCATAGGCAACAGCTTACGGCGAGTTCTTCTCTCTTCCTTAGAAGGTGCTGCGGTTACGAATGCTAAGATAAAGGGAGCTTCTCATGAGTTTACAACGCTCCCTGGTCTTAAGGAAGATGTCTTGGGTGTTTTGCTGAGCCTAAAACAGATTCGTTTTCGAGTATTTGGAGATGGTCCGTTTTCTGCAACACTGAAAGTAAAGGGAGCACGAGAAGTAAAAGCTGGTGATTTTAAGACCCCAAGTCAGGTTGAAATTATGAACAAAGATCTGGTAATAGCCCACTTGACCGCGAGTGGAGCTGAACTGGAGATTGAGGTTCGGATTGGGAAAGGTGTGGGGTATGAGACAGCGGAAAGCCGCCGCAGGGAAAAGGAAGAAATAGGAACCATTTCTTTGGATGCCATTTACACTCCGGTAAGAAAGGTAAGCTATCGAGTAGAGCAGATGCGTGTTGGAGATCGAACCGACTTTGATCGCCTTATCCTAGAGGTTGAAACTGACGGAACATTGAATCCAGAAACTGCCCTCAAAGAGGCTTCCGCTATTTTAGCGAGACAGTTTGAGATTACAGGAGAGGGGTTGAAAGAAGAGGAGGTAATGTCAGTGGCATCAAGCACAGTAAAGCCGAAGAAGAAAAGGGCTATAAAGAAGCCCGCTACAACGAAAGTCGCCTCAGCGGTACCTCGCAAAAAAGCCGGGAAAGCTGCCGCGGGAAAGAAAAAGTAG
- the rplQ gene encoding 50S ribosomal protein L17, which produces MHKRTLSRKAGPRKALQKSLLRALILNEKIETTQAKAKAISPMAEKLVTKAKKGGLAQRRQLVALVDGESAKKLVDVIAPRYQQRKGGYTRIVKLVPRKSDSAKRAIIEFV; this is translated from the coding sequence ATTCACAAACGTACGTTGTCTCGCAAGGCAGGACCAAGAAAAGCTCTGCAAAAAAGCCTTTTGCGTGCTTTAATATTAAATGAGAAGATTGAAACGACCCAGGCAAAGGCAAAAGCGATTTCTCCTATGGCAGAAAAGCTTGTTACCAAGGCAAAGAAGGGTGGGTTGGCTCAAAGAAGGCAGTTAGTTGCACTCGTGGACGGTGAATCTGCGAAAAAGCTTGTTGATGTGATTGCTCCCCGATACCAGCAAAGAAAGGGCGGGTACACCCGCATTGTAAAACTTGTGCCCCGCAAATCAGACAGCGCAAAGCGTGCAATTATTGAATTTGTATAG
- the rplM gene encoding 50S ribosomal protein L13, giving the protein MERKTYTINAQGRPLGRLAVEIANLLRGKQKSDFAPYKDAGDFVTVQNFKRIRFTGNKPQQKRYFRHSGYLGNLKVKTLKELFEKQPQEVLRKAVWGMLPTNKLRARQIKRLKIEL; this is encoded by the coding sequence ATGGAACGCAAAACCTACACCATTAATGCTCAAGGGCGCCCGTTGGGACGACTGGCAGTAGAGATTGCAAACCTTCTTCGCGGAAAGCAAAAAAGCGACTTTGCCCCATACAAGGATGCGGGTGATTTTGTGACGGTCCAGAATTTCAAGCGGATTCGTTTCACCGGAAACAAACCTCAGCAAAAGCGGTATTTTCGACACTCGGGGTATTTGGGGAATTTGAAGGTAAAAACGTTAAAAGAGTTGTTTGAAAAGCAGCCTCAGGAAGTACTGCGCAAGGCAGTATGGGGTATGTTACCGACAAACAAGCTGAGAGCGCGTCAGATAAAAAGATTGAAAATTGAGCTATAG
- the rpsI gene encoding 30S ribosomal protein S9, with product MATKTIKTTKKPASSAVAPHRSTRPVRRSAPKRRKQSSKKDEGRYWQATGRRKTAVARIRIKNATKTSFIVNQKPFEDYFQDAEYRIIAKESLDRGAAGKAFEVSILVRGGGIRAQAEAVRHALARALVEWDEGMRDSMKALKFLTRDPRMRERKKFGLKRARRARQWRKR from the coding sequence ATGGCAACAAAGACAATAAAAACAACCAAAAAACCCGCTTCATCGGCGGTAGCACCTCATCGGTCCACCCGCCCGGTGAGGCGGAGTGCGCCAAAGAGGCGCAAACAGTCCTCAAAAAAAGATGAAGGACGATACTGGCAAGCAACAGGGAGAAGAAAGACTGCCGTGGCACGGATAAGGATTAAAAATGCAACGAAGACCAGCTTTATTGTAAATCAAAAGCCCTTTGAGGACTATTTTCAGGATGCGGAGTACCGCATAATTGCAAAAGAATCCTTAGATCGCGGGGCTGCGGGAAAGGCGTTTGAAGTAAGCATTCTTGTGCGAGGCGGTGGAATACGAGCACAAGCTGAGGCAGTACGCCATGCTTTAGCTCGCGCTTTAGTAGAGTGGGACGAGGGAATGCGAGATTCTATGAAAGCCCTTAAGTTTTTAACGAGGGATCCTAGAATGCGAGAGCGAAAAAAGTTTGGTTTGAAAAGAGCCCGTAGAGCTCGTCAGTGGAGAAAGAGGTAA
- the murA gene encoding UDP-N-acetylglucosamine 1-carboxyvinyltransferase: MEKFVIHGGKHLKGEIDVKGAKNAAFPILAATILTKEDCTIKNLPLIEDVFRMIEILESMKAKVEWVEKRSVRINTKNLNPATIDKKAILKFRGSVLLYGPLLTRFGKIYLPKPGGDIIGARPIDTHLDAFSQLGTFVKPRLKGFELRFSGKAKNKVVVLNEFSVTGTENLLLFCALRPERIVIKIADMDYQVQELMRVLRKMGVWIRVSGLHEITIQGKKGLKRFSHTIIPDPIEAATFIVMAIGTQGKVLVKNVSIRFLEFFFKKLHDFGANLKIQEQRGGIGTVQVLPARKLKIDKIQSLIYPGIPSDLQSVLGVLATQSKGSTLLHDPLYEGRLKYLEELNKMGAEIYFTDPHRAIINGPTKLRGTDLGTFDLRGGAALIMAALMAEGKSTIDNIYQVDRGYERIEERLQKLGADIKRITI, translated from the coding sequence ATGGAGAAATTCGTTATTCATGGAGGGAAGCATCTTAAGGGAGAGATTGACGTTAAAGGGGCAAAGAATGCCGCCTTTCCGATTTTAGCTGCTACCATTTTAACCAAAGAAGACTGCACGATTAAAAATCTTCCCTTAATTGAGGATGTGTTTCGCATGATCGAGATTTTAGAAAGCATGAAGGCAAAGGTAGAATGGGTGGAAAAAAGATCGGTGAGGATAAACACAAAAAACTTGAATCCTGCCACCATTGACAAAAAAGCTATCTTAAAGTTCCGGGGGTCTGTGCTTTTGTACGGGCCATTGCTTACGCGATTTGGGAAAATATATCTTCCCAAGCCTGGAGGAGACATTATTGGAGCACGGCCCATAGACACCCATTTGGATGCCTTTTCTCAGTTGGGCACTTTTGTGAAGCCGCGGCTCAAAGGATTTGAGCTGAGATTCTCTGGGAAGGCAAAAAACAAGGTGGTTGTGCTTAATGAGTTCTCGGTTACGGGCACAGAAAACCTCTTGCTCTTTTGTGCGCTGAGACCAGAGCGTATTGTTATAAAGATTGCAGACATGGATTACCAGGTGCAAGAGTTAATGCGAGTGTTGCGAAAAATGGGGGTGTGGATTAGGGTTTCTGGGTTGCATGAGATAACCATTCAAGGAAAGAAAGGATTAAAAAGGTTTTCCCATACCATTATTCCAGACCCAATTGAAGCTGCCACCTTCATTGTCATGGCTATTGGAACACAAGGGAAAGTGCTGGTGAAAAATGTCTCCATACGGTTTCTGGAATTCTTTTTTAAAAAGCTCCATGACTTTGGTGCAAATCTTAAGATTCAAGAGCAGCGAGGAGGCATTGGCACTGTCCAGGTCTTGCCAGCTAGAAAGCTCAAAATAGATAAGATTCAGAGCTTGATTTACCCCGGCATTCCATCTGACCTTCAGTCGGTACTGGGAGTGCTTGCTACACAAAGTAAAGGCTCCACGCTTTTGCACGATCCTTTGTATGAAGGGAGGTTAAAGTACCTTGAAGAGCTCAACAAAATGGGAGCTGAAATTTACTTTACCGACCCTCATCGGGCAATCATCAACGGTCCTACGAAGCTTCGCGGCACCGATCTTGGCACGTTTGACTTAAGAGGGGGAGCTGCCCTTATCATGGCAGCCCTAATGGCAGAAGGAAAAAGCACGATTGATAATATCTACCAGGTGGACCGGGGATATGAGAGAATAGAAGAGCGCCTGCAAAAACTGGGAGCGGATATTAAACGCATAACGATATGA
- a CDS encoding rod shape-determining protein: MSLFVSKIGIDLGTKNSLVFVPQKGIVLNEPSVVAVSLADNSILAVGEAAREMTGRTPDTIRVYRPMKDGVIADYRVTLAMIRYFLKKVMPRYQFFKPEVLVSVPAGITSTERRAVVEATTAAGARATYIAKEPILAAIGAEIPINSTSGHMIVDIGGGTTEVAVISLGGIVAVSSVRVAGDKIDQAISDYIKRKYNLAIGENMAEEIKIKIGCALALKPELTIEVRGRDLAQGLPKNIKLTSTEISQAVQEPLQEIIMIIKSLLRETPPELSADIMDKGMIISGGGALLKNIDQLVSQTTGVPCFIAEDALTCVAKGTGVVLDNLEVYKRSIMTKR; this comes from the coding sequence ATGAGTTTATTTGTTTCGAAAATTGGCATTGACCTTGGAACCAAAAACTCCCTGGTGTTTGTGCCTCAAAAAGGCATTGTGTTAAACGAACCCTCGGTGGTTGCGGTTTCCTTGGCAGACAACAGCATCTTGGCAGTAGGGGAAGCCGCAAGAGAAATGACCGGAAGAACCCCCGATACCATTCGAGTGTATCGCCCCATGAAAGATGGGGTCATTGCAGACTACCGGGTTACGCTGGCCATGATTCGCTATTTCTTGAAAAAAGTTATGCCAAGATATCAGTTTTTCAAGCCAGAGGTTTTAGTGTCAGTACCAGCTGGCATTACGTCTACGGAACGGCGGGCCGTGGTTGAGGCAACCACCGCAGCCGGGGCAAGGGCAACGTATATTGCAAAAGAGCCCATCTTGGCCGCCATTGGGGCCGAGATCCCCATTAACTCCACTTCAGGGCACATGATTGTAGATATTGGAGGGGGAACCACCGAGGTTGCGGTAATTTCCCTTGGTGGCATTGTTGCTGTCTCATCTGTCAGGGTGGCAGGAGACAAAATTGACCAAGCCATTTCAGACTATATAAAACGCAAGTACAATCTTGCCATTGGAGAGAATATGGCAGAAGAGATAAAGATCAAGATTGGATGCGCGCTTGCCCTAAAACCCGAGCTCACCATTGAAGTGCGAGGCCGCGACTTAGCTCAAGGATTACCCAAGAACATCAAACTGACATCTACCGAAATCTCCCAGGCTGTACAGGAACCCCTGCAGGAAATCATCATGATTATTAAATCACTCCTGCGGGAAACTCCACCCGAACTTTCAGCTGACATCATGGACAAGGGAATGATTATTTCTGGGGGCGGAGCATTGCTCAAAAATATTGACCAACTAGTATCTCAGACTACGGGAGTTCCGTGCTTTATTGCAGAGGATGCCTTAACCTGCGTTGCCAAGGGGACTGGAGTCGTGCTGGATAACTTGGAAGTATACAAGAGAAGCATTATGACAAAAAGATGA
- the frr gene encoding ribosome recycling factor — protein MVKQILEKTKPELEKAVEFFRQELAKIRTGQASPALVEDIMVDVGGVLLPIKQLAGISSPERRQILIQPWDPLYLGPMEKAILKGSLGISPVVEGKTLRITLPALTQEYRQTLLRLLAEKTEQTKQTLRKWRDEAWGKIQEGARAGDIREDDKFKGKEDLQKLIDEYMQKIDDLVEKKKSEIDL, from the coding sequence ATGGTTAAACAAATTCTTGAAAAAACAAAACCGGAATTAGAGAAAGCGGTTGAATTCTTTCGCCAAGAACTGGCTAAGATTCGCACAGGACAGGCAAGCCCTGCCCTGGTAGAGGACATTATGGTTGATGTCGGAGGAGTGCTTCTCCCCATAAAGCAGTTAGCTGGGATCTCTTCTCCAGAACGACGCCAGATCTTAATTCAGCCCTGGGATCCTTTGTATCTTGGCCCCATGGAAAAAGCCATTCTCAAAGGGTCTCTTGGGATTTCTCCTGTAGTTGAGGGAAAAACCCTGCGTATCACTTTGCCCGCATTAACGCAGGAATATCGTCAAACCTTGCTTCGTCTTTTGGCTGAAAAGACAGAGCAGACAAAACAGACTCTTAGAAAATGGAGAGACGAGGCATGGGGAAAAATTCAGGAAGGTGCACGGGCAGGAGATATTCGCGAGGATGACAAGTTCAAGGGTAAAGAAGACCTGCAAAAGCTTATCGATGAATACATGCAAAAGATTGATGACCTGGTCGAAAAGAAAAAATCTGAAATAGATTTGTAA
- a CDS encoding site-2 protease family protein, with translation MTLIIVLVSFLALIILHELGHYLFAKKYGVKVEEFGIGLPPRLIGKKIGETLYSLNLLPIGAFVRLQGEEQAAGGPRSFTAKPIWQRMVIVAAGVVAFWLVAALIFTGLAVTSGIPTGIGDEEVQGVVNPKVQILGVAKDSPAENAGIELGDSILKMEERDSGVVIEPTKVKEVQSFTDSSEGKEIILTLQRGEETREVALVPRTEPPAREGAMGVALVRTAFVKYAWYEAPFRAIERTAVLTYEIVRNLGGLLVNLVSGKGVPAGVEFMGPVGIVDFLNKSLSLGIAHFLSFFAVLAVYLAIFNALPIPVVDGGKLLFLGIEAIRKKPVSELWEKRVSAVVFALLITLMIWVTVKDITRIF, from the coding sequence ATGACCCTTATTATTGTTCTGGTGAGCTTTCTTGCCTTAATCATCCTTCATGAGCTGGGACATTATCTCTTTGCCAAAAAGTACGGGGTAAAAGTGGAAGAGTTTGGCATTGGGCTGCCTCCTCGATTGATTGGCAAAAAGATAGGGGAGACCCTGTATTCTTTGAATCTTCTTCCCATAGGCGCTTTTGTAAGGCTCCAAGGGGAAGAGCAAGCCGCTGGCGGCCCCCGGAGCTTTACTGCAAAACCCATATGGCAAAGGATGGTTATTGTGGCAGCTGGCGTTGTTGCCTTTTGGCTGGTAGCTGCCCTTATCTTTACTGGGCTGGCCGTGACCAGCGGGATTCCAACTGGGATTGGGGACGAAGAGGTTCAAGGAGTGGTAAATCCCAAGGTGCAGATTTTGGGCGTGGCAAAGGATTCTCCTGCAGAAAATGCTGGCATTGAGCTGGGAGATAGTATTCTTAAGATGGAAGAGCGCGATTCTGGTGTTGTAATAGAGCCCACAAAGGTAAAGGAAGTTCAGTCTTTTACCGACAGCAGCGAGGGGAAAGAAATTATTCTTACCCTGCAGCGCGGAGAGGAAACAAGAGAGGTTGCTTTGGTGCCAAGGACAGAGCCGCCTGCCAGAGAGGGCGCCATGGGGGTTGCCTTGGTGAGAACAGCATTTGTGAAGTATGCCTGGTACGAAGCTCCCTTTCGTGCCATTGAGAGAACCGCTGTGTTGACCTATGAGATTGTGCGCAACCTCGGGGGATTGCTTGTAAACCTTGTATCTGGCAAGGGAGTACCAGCGGGAGTTGAGTTTATGGGTCCGGTGGGCATTGTTGACTTTTTGAACAAGTCTCTTTCTTTGGGCATAGCACACTTTTTGTCCTTTTTTGCAGTTTTGGCTGTTTACCTTGCCATATTCAACGCCCTTCCCATTCCCGTGGTAGACGGGGGAAAGCTGCTATTCTTGGGGATAGAAGCTATCCGAAAAAAACCTGTTTCAGAACTTTGGGAAAAAAGAGTTTCAGCAGTGGTTTTTGCCCTCTTGATAACCTTAATGATCTGGGTAACGGTTAAAGACATCACCCGTATTTTCTAG
- the dapF gene encoding diaminopimelate epimerase, with the protein MRFEKWHGLGNDFILLDCRVNDIPNKKALAIKLCDRHFGIGADGLVCILPSIVADYTMEIFNPDGSEAEMCGNAIRCVAKLLKKSPVTIETSSGIKECVAQTDGSVKVNMGSPLNIKKQGRFTTLSMGNPHAVLYVDNFDFDWKQEGEKIENNREMFPERTNVEFVKILNDDTIRVKVWERGAGATLACGTGACASIVAAVIDKGIHRDVNVELPGGKLFVSWSESGDVYITGPAEKVFEGDLVL; encoded by the coding sequence ATGAGATTTGAGAAGTGGCACGGTCTTGGGAACGACTTTATTCTTTTGGATTGCCGGGTCAACGATATCCCAAATAAAAAGGCACTTGCTATCAAACTTTGTGATAGGCACTTTGGCATTGGGGCAGACGGCCTTGTATGTATCTTACCGAGCATTGTGGCAGATTACACAATGGAGATTTTCAACCCAGACGGGAGTGAGGCTGAAATGTGCGGGAACGCAATTCGCTGCGTTGCAAAGTTGCTCAAGAAATCTCCTGTGACTATTGAGACTTCATCTGGGATAAAAGAATGTGTTGCGCAAACGGATGGTTCAGTCAAGGTTAATATGGGAAGCCCCTTAAATATTAAAAAACAAGGCAGGTTTACAACCCTCTCTATGGGTAATCCTCATGCAGTTCTCTATGTAGACAACTTTGACTTTGATTGGAAGCAAGAAGGAGAAAAGATTGAGAACAATAGAGAGATGTTTCCAGAAAGAACAAATGTAGAGTTTGTGAAAATACTCAACGACGATACCATCCGGGTGAAGGTATGGGAAAGGGGAGCTGGCGCAACGCTTGCATGTGGGACAGGAGCATGTGCTTCTATTGTAGCGGCTGTAATCGATAAAGGTATTCACCGGGATGTCAACGTAGAACTACCTGGAGGAAAGCTGTTCGTGTCTTGGTCTGAATCTGGAGATGTTTACATCACAGGGCCGGCTGAGAAGGTTTTTGAAGGAGATTTGGTTTTATGA
- a CDS encoding prolyl-tRNA synthetase, translating to MRQSELFSKTQRSLPKDEESTNAKLLLRSGFVHKETAGVYSFLPLGLKVLNNIISIIREEMNAIGGQEVFLSSLQGPEVWRKSGRWDDKIVDVWFKTKLKNGGELGLANTHEEALTALLSHHVSSYKDLPLLVYQFQTKFRNETRAKSGLMRTREFIMKDLYSFARTLKEHEMLYGKVIEAYKKIFERIGIGEKTLFTFASGGSFSKYSHEFQTLCSAGEDTIYICGHCKVAVNKEIIKEQPSCPQCGNQELKEESAVEVGNIFALGTKYAEILGLEYLDENGKKIPVVMGSYGIGPGRVMGSVVELFHDERGMIWPESIAPFKVHLLSLPGGEEESDKVYSSLQRDGIKVLYDDRANVSPGEKLVDADLFGIPWRVVVSEKTVAVDSVEVKKRNEEKAELIKQKDIAKFLAKNT from the coding sequence ATGCGGCAGTCAGAACTCTTCAGTAAAACCCAGAGGAGTCTTCCAAAAGACGAGGAAAGTACCAATGCCAAGCTCCTTTTACGCTCAGGCTTTGTGCATAAGGAAACGGCAGGAGTATACTCGTTCTTGCCTCTTGGACTTAAGGTATTGAACAACATTATTTCCATTATTCGGGAAGAGATGAATGCCATTGGGGGGCAAGAGGTCTTTTTGTCCTCGCTTCAAGGCCCTGAAGTCTGGCGCAAATCGGGAAGATGGGATGATAAGATTGTGGATGTATGGTTTAAGACCAAGCTGAAAAACGGTGGAGAGCTTGGTTTGGCAAACACACACGAGGAAGCCCTAACCGCTCTTCTTTCCCACCATGTTTCCTCGTACAAAGATTTGCCCTTGTTGGTGTATCAATTCCAAACAAAGTTTAGGAACGAGACACGGGCAAAGAGCGGTCTCATGAGAACCCGAGAGTTTATCATGAAAGACCTTTATTCCTTTGCTCGTACCTTAAAAGAACATGAAATGCTGTATGGAAAGGTAATTGAGGCCTATAAAAAGATATTTGAACGTATTGGCATTGGAGAAAAAACCTTGTTTACTTTTGCTTCGGGCGGAAGCTTTTCAAAATATTCTCATGAGTTTCAAACATTGTGCTCTGCGGGTGAAGATACCATTTATATATGTGGGCACTGCAAGGTTGCAGTAAACAAGGAGATTATTAAAGAACAACCATCCTGCCCCCAGTGTGGCAATCAAGAGCTCAAAGAGGAGAGTGCAGTGGAGGTGGGCAACATCTTTGCTCTGGGCACCAAGTATGCTGAAATCTTGGGCCTTGAGTACTTAGATGAAAATGGTAAAAAAATACCCGTGGTTATGGGAAGCTATGGCATTGGACCAGGACGCGTTATGGGCAGCGTTGTGGAACTCTTTCACGATGAGAGAGGTATGATTTGGCCCGAGTCCATAGCTCCCTTTAAGGTGCATCTTCTTTCTTTGCCTGGGGGCGAAGAAGAAAGCGATAAAGTATATAGCTCATTACAAAGAGACGGGATTAAAGTCCTATATGATGATAGGGCAAATGTATCACCCGGCGAAAAATTAGTAGATGCTGATCTCTTTGGTATTCCCTGGCGTGTCGTGGTTTCAGAAAAGACTGTTGCGGTAGATTCTGTTGAGGTAAAAAAACGAAATGAAGAAAAAGCAGAGTTGATAAAACAAAAAGATATTGCAAAGTTTCTTGCAAAAAATACATGA